A single window of Leishmania braziliensis MHOM/BR/75/M2904 complete genome, chromosome 27 DNA harbors:
- a CDS encoding putative peptidyl dipeptidase, translating into MKCRRPPQRLFGNTTQQPLLASLRNRETRRRLLEASEQRAGRGDENGTTAITVEMAQLRLRRATLLGKKSFAEWQLQNQMADPASAEALLRDMGKAAASKATKEAADIQQMIREEGGDFELASWDWRYYAERVRRQLYDLDENEAKPYFELNNALERGVFYAAEKLYGVTMQRRTDLPVYHPDVMTLEMFDCTGESLAIFGIDPYARAGKRGGAWMTFIVRQASLLGRKPVVYNVLNTVKPAEGRPALLTRDNVTTLFHEFGHGLHGMLSNLPYSTLSGTSVARDFLEFPSQINEHWAMYDAVLKNYALHYETKEPIPQALVDRMKAAETYGAGLHTIEVDKAAYLDLHWHRATEEAAMRAFGVGMTEVPPRYHSGYFLHIVAGGYASNYYVYEWARVLDCDGLEWFLESGGLTRENGDHLRARVLSVGNSVDANVAYEKFAGRKANMKAFLRINGLLGE; encoded by the coding sequence ATGAAGTGTCGacgtccaccgcagcgcctctttgggaacacgacgcagcagccgctgctcgctTCACTGAGGAACCGCGagacgcgccgccgcctgctcgaggcgagcgagcagcgcgccggACGTGGCGACGAGAATGGCACAACCGCCATCACGGTCgagatggcgcagctgcgcctcaggAGGGCGACGCTGCTTGGCAAGAAGAGCTTTGCGGAGTGGCAGCTCCAGAACCAGATGGCCGATCCGGCGTCTGCGGAGGCGTTGCTGCGCGACATGGgcaaagcggcagcgtcaaAGGCGACGAAGGAGGCCGCTGACATCCAGCAGATGATCCGCGAGGAGGGTGGCGACTTCGAGCTGGCGTCATGGGACTGGCGCTACTACGCGGAGCGGGTGCGCAGGCAGCTGTACGATCTCGACGAGAACGAGGCGAAGCCGTACTTTGAGCTGAACAACGCCCTTGAGCGCGGCGTGTTCTACGCGGCGGAGAAGCTCTACGGCGtgacgatgcagcggcgcaccgatCTGCCGGTGTACCACCCCGATGTGATGACGCTCGAGATGTTCGACTGCACGGGCGAGTCGCTCGCCATTTTTGGCATCGACCCCTACGCGCGTGCAGGCAagcgcggtggtgcgtggATGACATTCATTGTTCGCCAGGCCTCCCTGCTTGGCCGAAAGCCAGTCGTGTACAACGTGCTGAACACTGTGAAGCCGGCGGAGGGAAGGCCGGCCTTGTTGACCCGTGACAACGTGACGACGCTCTTCCACGAGTTCGGCCACGGACTCCACGGCATGCTAAGCAACCTCCCGTACTCAACACTCTCCGGCACGAGCGTCGCCCGTGACTTCCTCGAGTTCCCATCGCAGATCAACGAGCACTGGGCGATGTACGATGCCGTGCTGAAGAACTACGCGCTTCACTACGAGACCAAGGAGCCGATcccgcaggcgctggtggaCCGCATGAAGGCGGCCGAGACGTACGGTGCCGGCCTCCATACCATCGAGGTGGACAAGGCGGCGTACCTCGATCTCCACTGGCATCGtgccacggaggaggcggcaatgAGGGCCTTTGGAGTTGGGATGACcgaggtgccgccgcgctacCACAGTGGGTACTTCCTGCACATTGTCGCTGGCGGGTACGCCTCGAACTACTACGTGTACGAGTGGGCGCGGGTGTTGGACTGCGACGGGCTCGAGTGGTTCCTGGAGAGCGGTGGGCTGACGCGCGAGAACGGAGATcacctgcgcgcgcgcgtgctctcTGTGGGCAACTCGGTGGACGCCAACGTTGCGTACGAGAAGTTCGCTGGCCGCAAGGCCAACATGAAGGCGTTCCTGCGCATCAACGGTCTGCTGGGCGAGTAG
- a CDS encoding putative peptidyl dipeptidase has product MKCRRPPQRLFGNTTQQPLLASLRNRETRRRLLEASEQRAGRGDENGTTAITVEMAQLRLRRATLLGKKSFAEWQLQNQMADAASAEALLRDMGKAAASKATKEAADIQQMIREEGGDFELAPWDWRYYAERVRRQLYDLDENEAKPYFELNNALERGVFYAAEKLYGVTMQRRTDLPVYHPDVMTLEMFDCTGESLAIFGIDPYARAGKRGGAWMTFIVRQASLLGRKPVVYNVLNTVKPAEGRPALLTRDNVTTLFHEFGHGLHGMLSNLQYSTLSGTSVARDFLEFPSQINDHWAMYDAVLKNYALHYETKEPIPQALVDCMKAAETYGAGLHTIEVDKAAYLDLHWHRATEEAAMRAFGVGMTEVPPRYHSGYFLHIVAGGYASNYYVYEWARVLDCDGLEWFLESGGLTRENGDHLRARVLSVGNSVDANVAYEKFAGRKANMKAFLRINGLLGE; this is encoded by the coding sequence ATGAAGTGTCGacgtccaccgcagcgcctctttgggaacacgacgcagcagccgctgctcgctTCACTGAGGAACCGCGagacgcgccgccgcctgctcgaggcgagcgagcagcgcgccggACGTGGCGACGAGAATGGCACAACCGCCATCACGGTCgagatggcgcagctgcgcctcaggAGGGCGACGCTGCTTGGCAAGAAGAGCTTTGCGGAGTGGCAGCTCCAGAACCAGATGGCCGATGCGGCGTCTGCGGAGGCGTTGCTGCGCGACATGGgcaaagcggcagcgtcaaAGGCGACGAAGGAGGCCGCTGACATCCAGCAGATGATCCGCGAGGAGGGTGGCGACTTCGAGCTGGCGCCGTGGGACTGGCGCTACTACGCGGAGCGGGTGCGCAGGCAGCTGTACGATCTCGACGAGAACGAGGCGAAGCCGTACTTTGAGCTGAACAACGCCCTTGAGCGCGGCGTGTTCTACGCGGCGGAGAAGCTCTACGGCGtgacgatgcagcggcgcaccgatCTGCCGGTGTACCACCCCGATGTGATGACGCTCGAGATGTTCGACTGCACGGGCGAGTCGCTCGCCATTTTTGGCATCGACCCCTACGCGCGTGCAGGCAagcgcggtggtgcgtggATGACATTCATTGTTCGCCAGGCCTCCCTGCTTGGCCGAAAGCCAGTCGTGTACAACGTGCTGAACACTGTGAAGCCGGCGGAGGGAAGGCCGGCCTTGTTGACCCGTGACAACGTGACGACGCTCTTCCACGAGTTCGGCCACGGACTCCACGGCATGCTAAGCAACCTCCAGTACTCAACACTCTCCGGCACGAGCGTCGCCCGTGACTTCCTCGAGTTCCCATCGCAGATCAACGATCACTGGGCGATGTACGATGCCGTGCTGAAGAACTACGCGCTTCACTACGAGACCAAGGAGCCGATcccgcaggcgctggtggaCTGCATGAAGGCGGCCGAGACGTACGGTGCCGGCCTCCATACCATCGAGGTGGACAAGGCGGCGTACCTCGATCTCCACTGGCATCGtgccacggaggaggcggcaatgAGGGCCTTTGGAGTTGGGATGACCGAGGTTCCGCCGCGCTACCACAGTGGGTACTTCCTGCACATTGTCGCTGGCGGGTACGCCTCGAACTACTACGTGTACGAGTGGGCGCGGGTGTTGGACTGCGACGGGCTCGAGTGGTTCCTGGAGAGCGGTGGGCTGACGC